Proteins from a single region of Platichthys flesus chromosome 16, fPlaFle2.1, whole genome shotgun sequence:
- the LOC133971163 gene encoding protein FAM104A has protein sequence MLTENRKRQRSAGDEEGGHLVPQAKRQSRAQPLSPEPGRDAWDSESSNSESSNGSPEHAAGSCSSRCAVGPCSPLSSGDSSELAGPTDLVSYLHINRLLREAHFQSLESRVHLRDT, from the exons ATGTTGACTGAAAACAG GAAACGACAGCGCAGTGCTGGTGATGAGGAGGGTGGCCACCTGGTGCCCCAAGCCAAGAGGCAAAGCAGagctcagcctctctctccggAGCCCGGCCGGGATGCCTGGGACTCCGAG TCATCCAACAGTGAGAGCAGCAACGGCAGTCCAGAACATGCAGCCGGGAGCTGCAGCAGTCGGTGTGCTGTGGGCCCCTGCAGTCCCCTCAGCTCTGGTGACTCCTCAGAACTGGCCGGCCCAACAGATCTGGTATCATACCTGCATATCAACCGCCTCCTGAGGGAGGCGCATTTCCAGAGCCTAGAGAGCCGAGTCCATCTCAGAGACACGTGA